CTCCCACCCCCCTAGACCCTGCAGCCAGCGTGACCCCCTCCCCTCTGTCTCCTCAGCTGATCGAAGCGATTCGCCGGGCCAGGAATGGGGAACCCCTGGAGAAAATCACCAACAGCCGCCCCCCCTGCGCCATCCTGTAGCCCCCCCTCAGCTGGGATCTCGTGGcctccccagcatccccccTGCTTTGCTCCTCGCTGCCTTCATTAGCTCCCTGTGCCCCCCGGGGGGCAACTGAGGACATCAGGGGGGACTTGAGAGTGTAAGGACCCCCCCCCGGGATTGCCCCCATGGCACTGGGCTGGCTGTGCCCCCTCTTTGGGTtgtgtccctgctgtgcctgACCCCCTGTGGGGTGTAGCTGTGGGGGGGtgccctgcctccccccagggcaggggagggccCTTCCTTTTTGCTGAGGGTTTGGGGACCCCCATGAAggctctgcccagccctcaaggggaggcaggggggagccaggctgggtgTGGAGGTGactctgcagccccagcagaggaAGAGCCCCGGGCTGTGACCCCACGTGGGTTGTTAATGATTCCAGTCTCTCCTGTCACTGTTTAATCAGCAGGACTGGCCATGGGAACCCTGGCTGGGCACCAGCCCCATGGCCCCAGCCTTGGCTTAACGGCCACCAgcttccccccctgcccccctgccctccttccCAGGCTCCGGGCTCCTGGTGACACTGCCCTGGGCCCCGGGGTGGCTGAGggccccctcccacccccactATTTATTCTATACTGTGTATAAACCTGATGGCCTGGCCCTGAATAAAGGACAGAGGAGAAGGTGGCCCCTCCCGTGTGTCCCTCGAGGGGGTGGGACTTGGGCACCGAGGTGTGGAAGCAGGGTTGGATCAGGtctcctgccctgcacttggctcctggccaggcaggagagggactTTCACCCTCCAGGTAAACAGGTCCTGCCCCTTCGCCACCTCCCAGGGTGGGTGGTGGCACCTgaagccaggagagcagggccACAACAGTCCCTGGGACACAACAGTCCCCAGAGATGGAAGAACCACCCAGACAAgcagagtagaaaaaaaaaaaaatatatccaacCATGTACAATTATCAAATATACATCTGGGTGCGATCCAGGCGGCTTCAGAAGGGtccagggggagcagggaggtgggtcTGGCCTCCACCTGCTCTCAGTGCAAGTCCGTGTGTCCCGGCACGCTGGGGTGCcggggggaggctggggggctGAGCAGGATGGGGACAGTCCGTGGggtgggtggtggcaggggGGCCATGGGGTGACACTGCCTGGCTGTCCTCTGGGCCAGGCTCCTGGTTGTGGTCTGAGAACCTTCCAGCTCAGTGTGGCTTGTGGGTCACCTCAGGGGAGGAGGTACAAATAGTGACCCCTCTGTCCCCATGTGTTCTGCTGTGCTGTCCCACAGTGTCCAGGGCTCTCCCAGCCCTCTGTGGCTGGTGTCACCCTGGGGTGTGGCCGGTGTCACCCAGCCACCAGGCAGAGGGGACagcccctggctgtgctgtCCCTCCCCAAGCTGCCTCAGTGAAGTGGGGGGGTCTCTCCATGGCCCAGCCCTATGCGGCCGTGTCATCGGGGCCAGCCAGGCCCAGGTACTCGGGGTTCTCTGCTGTGGGTGTCGTGCCAGGGCCTCCCTCAGGGCCACCCCCCTTCGGAGGGTCCTGGTTCCAGTAGTAGGGGTTGTCGAAGGCTTGGCTGAAGGGGCCGGGGGTGGGCGCGCCGGGGGGGGTCAGGTACTCGGGGTTCTCCACAGCGTGGCCAAAGGGCCCTGGGAAGGGGTGCTTGGCCTCCTTGATGAGCCCGTTCTTACCCTGGTGCCCCTTGGGCTTGTCTGGCGGGGACGGGGGCGTGCGGGGGCGCCGGGGCGGCGAGCGCTGCTCCCCGGCCTGGTTCACGTACTCTGCGGGGACAAGGGATAGGTCAGCGGCCACCGTGGCTGGGCAGACCCTGGGGAGGGTCCCACAGGGTGCCCTCGCTACCTGGCATGGTGATGTGGGGGGCTGGAGTGGTGAAGCCCTCGGGGTCCTCGCTGTCCTCGGCCGCCGTGCCGGTGGGATCCTCGCTGTAGCGCGGCAGGGCGCTGGGCTCCCGCGCTGACGGGCTCTGCCGGGGCCCCTTGGCCCCCCCGTCCCCCTCTGGCACCTCTGGCACGGGCCCCTCTGGGCCCTCAGGCAGGCcctggggggggaaggggaaggcagCCAAGCCCTCACCCTCCTCTGCATCCACTGGggtctctgctgtgctctgggtgcAGGAGAGGACACAGAGTTGGGTGTTTGCAGCCCATGCTGAGGACCCCATCCTGGTGCCCACAGGGGGGTCCCCAGGCACTCACCCTGTCTCtgctgggaaaggggagggCTCCCACCTGGCTTCCCCCCCTGCAAAGCCCACCTACCCGTGTGGAGGAGATGCGGCTGCGGTACGTGGTGGAGGTCTCGGCGCTGAAGAAGCCCTGGTGAGGGACCAGGTACTCCTCGGCGTCCACCAGGTCGTCCatgtcctcctcctccagcagggcCCGGTAGAAGGTGCTGTCCATGGAGCCAGGCACCCCTACCATGTCGTTCTGGGGGCAATGAACAGTGGTCAGGACCCCTGGGGCACTGCTGGGAGGACAGGACCCCCAGGGACCCACCATACCTGGATGACCACGAAGCGCTGGGGGTCCCGAGCCATGCGGGAGAACTCGGTGACCAGCTCCCGAAACTTGGGCCGGCACTCAGAGTCGATCATCCAGCCTGGGGCAGAGCCAGATGACATCAGTgaggtgccccatccctgtgccaTGTCCCTGTCGTCCCCCCCATCTCCTTGTCCCCCCCGTGCCATACATTTCACCATGATCATGTAGACGTCGATGGTGCAGATGGGTGGCTGTGGCAGCCTCTCGcccttctccagcaggtcagggatCTCCCTGGCAGGGATCCCATCGTAGGGCTTTGCTCCGAAGGTCATCAGCTCCCACACGGTGACACctggggggacagggatgggggtGAGCAGTGCCACAGGtcctccccaggagcccccccagcactgagccctaCCGTAGCTCCAGACATCGCTCTGGTGGGTGAAGCGCCGCCGGAGGATGGACTCCAGTGCCATCCACTTGATGGGGACCTGGGACAGGGAGGACAGAGAGGTGAGCTGGATGTCCCGAGGGGGAGCACCGTGGTCCCCACGTCCTCAGGCCCCACCTTGCCACCGTCAGCGTGGTACTCGGTCTCGTCGATGTCGAGCAGCCGGGCCAGCCCGAAGTCGGTGATCTTGACGTGGTTGGGGCTCTTGACGAGGACGTTGCGAGCAGCCAGGTCCCTGTGCACCAGCCGCACCTCCTCCAGGTAACTCATCCCCTGGGGGTAGCACAGGTCAGGCTGGCCCCGTCCTGCCCCCCCAAACCCCGCGACCTCCCCCAGGTTCCCCTGGACCCCCTGTCCTACCTTGGCAATCTGCACACACCAGTTGAGCAGGTCCTGGGAGCCGATGCGGTCCTTGTTCTCCCGCACGTAGTCCAGGAGGCAGCCGTAGGGCATCAGCTGTGTCACCAGCTGCACCGTGGAGGTCAGGCAGATACCCAGCAGCCGGGACACGTAGGGGCTGCCCACCCCTGCCATCACGTAGGCCTCCTGTGGGTGAGGGGGGGGTgtcaggctgggcaggggccACTGCTGGCACCGCTCACCCACCGGCACTGCCGGCACACTCACATCCAGGATCTCCTTGTTGGCTTTGGGTGACGTGTTCTCCCGCAAGACCTTGATGGCCACTGGGATCTTCACGCTCTCCCCATCAGGGATCCAGATGCCCTGAGGAGGGGTACACAAAGGTGAGGGggtgtggagcagggagggtcccaggctgctggtgcaCTCCCCATCCCTCACCTTGTAGACGGTGCCAAAAGCACCGGAGCCCAAAACTTTGACCTTCTTGAGCTCAGTCTCCTTGAGGATCCGCATCTGGGCTTGGTTGGGGAGGGCCCCGCTGGGTGTCAGCGgctccaccagctgcaggcACAAACGGTGAGGGGGAGGCTGGGCTCCTGGAACCCCCCTGTCACTGGGGTTCATATCCCCTCTCCAGGAGAGCTGCGGGTCCCAGTGTCCCCACCTCAGTCTCCTGCAGCAGGCGCCTCATGGTGTGTTTCCGCTCCTGCTGCCGCCGGCGCTTGACGCAGAACACGGTGATGAGCAGGAGGAGAACGACCAGCAGAGCCCCCACTACCCCAGCAATGATTGATGTCACCTGGCTGTGGGACAGGAGGGGACCAGGGTAGGGGTCCTGGCTAGAGGATtccccccagcacccagaggGGTGAGGATCAGGGTGGCACAGGGCACCCGCACTCCTACCTTGGCTTCTGGTCCACGGGACATCCGTCCTCGTCCCGGATCGTGCACCTGGGGACACAGAGCAGCTTGTCAGCAGCCCCCTCAGAccccctccagcctggctggacCCCCTGAGCCTGACTCACGAGTGGGTGCAGTtggtggggcagagctggcagatgccaTCCTCGTCTGGGTACTTCCAGACGGGCACGAAGGAGGCGTCAGCCTTCACCCCGCTGGGGCAGCGCCGCACGCACTGCTGCGCGTCCTTGTAGTGGGCACAGGCCACGCACTGGTCTGCGTCCTGTGGGAATGGAGGGGGGGAGGTGTGAGGAACCCCAGTGTCCAGGACCACCCCCCATGTCTGTCCCCTCTGTGCTCACCGATCCGAAGCAGGTCTCGGTGCCGTTCTGGGGCTGGCACTCggggtggcagggcaggcaccGCGTCCCGTTGGCGTGTTCCCGGATGGCTCTGTGGGGCACAGGGACCgtggggtgggtgcagggacCCTGGGGTGGGCACAGGGATGGGGGTCCCGGACCCCTGCAGTGGGAGGGATGGGCAGAGGGTCTCTTGCTGCTCACCCATCCAGGAGGTTGCAGGAGGCGACGCACTCTTGGCCGCGCAGGAACCGCTCGCAGGCCACGCACTGGGTCGGGCCGGGGCCCCAGCAGTGCCCGTGGGCACAGAGGTGGAAGCAGACCAGCCCCTCGCTCTCTGGGGGACACACCGTGAGCAACAGGGGGGAGAGCCTAAGGcaccctcccctcccagccccttaTCCCCCATACCCCCATGGGTGCTGCTTACCGCACTGCTCGGGGGGCTTGTTGTGGGTCTGGAAGAGGCGCTGGCGGGGGTTGCGGAAGATGCTGCCCCAGGGCACCTTctggaggaagcagagctgggggttGTGGTGGACGAGCACCATCCCACTGCTGATCTCCTGCAGGGCACGGAGCCCCAGTGCCCGCAACGACAGGTCCTGCAGCGTCAGCGAGTAGGCGCCGCTGCCGAGACACTGCCCGTGAGCACGTGTGGGCCTCCCCCAAActctgtgcccccccccccccaggagtATGTGTCCCCCCACCCCGTGTCCCCAACCCCGCTCACTTGTGCAGCACACGGCCCCGGATGACCCGTAGGTTCTGgaagacccccaggtcctggAAGCTGGGCGGCCACGCAGCGATGTAGAGGAAGCCTGTGGGGAGCCGAGTGTCACCAACCTGTGCCCCCCTGAGTGTCCCCAGCCCCCCGCTTCCCCCGCTCTCACCTGTCAGCTCCTCCAGGCTCTCGAAGTTCTGTAGCAGTTTGGGGTCCAGGGGTGGTGTGTTGGTGCTGGGGTCCCTGCCAGGgacaggagggaaggagggaggttGGGGAGTCCCACGGGGGGGTCCTAGTGACCACCCACAGGCTCAGGGTGGGGACAAGGCACTTACCCCGTGAAGGTCTCAGGCAGGAAGGCCAGGCTGCCAAAGATCTTGGTGCAGCCACGGAAGTGCTGGATGTTGGAAGCGTTGACAGCACGGACGCCCTTCAGGAAATCCACTCCCAGCCCGTAGCACACTGTGGGGGGGCACATCAGGGCTGGGGTGCTTTGCCAGGACCCCCAGAGGTCCCCAATCCCCCCTCCCCACATGCCAGGGGGGCTGCTCACCCTCTGGGCAGGGCTTGCTGCACTTCTCACACTTCTGGATGTTGTTGACGGTGACTTCTTGGCTGTTCTGGGGACACACGAGGGTGCAGGATCCCACCTCTGTTGCCAGGTAGTTATCTGGGGAGTGGGAATGGGGGGCagtcagggctgcagcagctcagcaccaggcCCCCCCACACTGGTCTGGCACCCACAGGGACACTGGCTGACACAGCTGGCACCGAAGGTGTAGCGCCCGTCGCGGTTGGGCACCGACTCAAAGGTATCCGAGTTGTAGATGACGAGGGGGGGGCAGTGCAGCTCACAGATCCCGCTCCGGTTGAAGTTGAGGCAcgcctggggagggggaaaacgGTTGGTTTGAGACCCCAGTGTGCCCCTCCCGGGGCCCCCCCACCCCGTTCCCTGCGCACCAGGCAGTCGGAGTGCTTGGGGCCGGTGCAGCCCGCGGCGCACTGCTCGTGGCAGCAGTCGGTCGGCTTCGTGCCCTTGCAGCGGGGGCAGCCGTGGCAGATGCTGTTGGTCACTGCAGGGATGGGGGAAGAAGGACACAGGGTGGGGACAGGGACCCCAGTGGCTGCTGTCCCAGCCTAGGGATGTGGGGGTCCCCAGGATGAGGATGCTGGGGGATCCCAGGGGAAGTGCGGTCCCCGGGGCAggggttttgggggtttgtCAGTGGGGATTTGCCAGCCAAGTAGGGGTCAATGGGATAGGGATGCGGGGGGGACAGAAGTGGGGTTCTCCAGAACACAGATTAAGGGGAGTTTGTTGTGGTGGGGGGCACAAGTGGGAGGTCCAGAGGGTCTCACACCAGGATTTACATGGCAAGTAGGGGTCAATGGGGCAGGGATGTGTGGAGGGAAGGGGGTCCACAGGCCAGGGACTTTGGGGgtcctggggagggggtggcaggTGGCACtgggggggcagggctggctgcagacCCCCATACTCACACGTCTGGCAGTCCTGTGGCCCCTCGCCCCAGCAGTGCCCCTCGGCACACAGCGCCCGGCAGTCGGGACCTGCGTGGGGGGAGCTGTGAGTGGGTGATgtcgtgggggggggggcagcgaCCCCCAGACCCCCTCCCTGGCTACAAACAGCCCCCCATGCCAGGGTGCTGGTGCTCACAGCTGCGGGTGCGGGTGCTCTCCACCTGGGTCTCGCCACGGAGCTCGTTGTGCCGGTGGAAGATGTCGGACCAGAGGATGGTCTCttggaagcagagctgggggttCCTCTCGATGCGCACCCCACCCTTCAGGATCTCTGTGAGGGGACAGGCCGGGGGGGTAAGGACAGGGAGGGGGGGTCCTGCAGCCCCATGGGGACACCCAGTCCCAGGCAGGAACCAGAAGTTCCAGCTGGGactggcagctccaggcagggacacagcaggaCCTGGCAGTTCCCGGCAACCCAGACCCCCGAGCACCCCAATCCAGGAGCCACCACCTCGGGGAGGGGTCCCTGACCTGTGAGGTGCCGCATGCCCAGCTGGCGCAGCCCCGGGGCGCCGGCGGGGCCGGCGTTGCCCACCACGGCCAGGGC
This genomic stretch from Apus apus isolate bApuApu2 chromosome 25, bApuApu2.pri.cur, whole genome shotgun sequence harbors:
- the ERBB2 gene encoding receptor tyrosine-protein kinase erbB-2 — encoded protein: MIPAGGCLGAGLLLLAALCPPAAAEVCTGTDMKLLRPSSPESHYETLRHLYQGCQVVQGNLELTYLPPDADTAFLKDIKEVQGYVLIAENQVSQLELQNLRIIRGTQLFQERFALAVVGNAGPAGAPGLRQLGMRHLTEILKGGVRIERNPQLCFQETILWSDIFHRHNELRGETQVESTRTRSCPDCRALCAEGHCWGEGPQDCQTLTNSICHGCPRCKGTKPTDCCHEQCAAGCTGPKHSDCLACLNFNRSGICELHCPPLVIYNSDTFESVPNRDGRYTFGASCVSQCPYNYLATEVGSCTLVCPQNSQEVTVNNIQKCEKCSKPCPEVCYGLGVDFLKGVRAVNASNIQHFRGCTKIFGSLAFLPETFTGDPSTNTPPLDPKLLQNFESLEELTGFLYIAAWPPSFQDLGVFQNLRVIRGRVLHNGAYSLTLQDLSLRALGLRALQEISSGMVLVHHNPQLCFLQKVPWGSIFRNPRQRLFQTHNKPPEQCESEGLVCFHLCAHGHCWGPGPTQCVACERFLRGQECVASCNLLDGAIREHANGTRCLPCHPECQPQNGTETCFGSDADQCVACAHYKDAQQCVRRCPSGVKADASFVPVWKYPDEDGICQLCPTNCTHSCTIRDEDGCPVDQKPSQVTSIIAGVVGALLVVLLLLITVFCVKRRRQQERKHTMRRLLQETELVEPLTPSGALPNQAQMRILKETELKKVKVLGSGAFGTVYKGIWIPDGESVKIPVAIKVLRENTSPKANKEILDEAYVMAGVGSPYVSRLLGICLTSTVQLVTQLMPYGCLLDYVRENKDRIGSQDLLNWCVQIAKGMSYLEEVRLVHRDLAARNVLVKSPNHVKITDFGLARLLDIDETEYHADGGKVPIKWMALESILRRRFTHQSDVWSYGVTVWELMTFGAKPYDGIPAREIPDLLEKGERLPQPPICTIDVYMIMVKCWMIDSECRPKFRELVTEFSRMARDPQRFVVIQNDMVGVPGSMDSTFYRALLEEEDMDDLVDAEEYLVPHQGFFSAETSTTYRSRISSTRSTAETPVDAEEGEGLAAFPFPPQGLPEGPEGPVPEVPEGDGGAKGPRQSPSAREPSALPRYSEDPTGTAAEDSEDPEGFTTPAPHITMPEYVNQAGEQRSPPRRPRTPPSPPDKPKGHQGKNGLIKEAKHPFPGPFGHAVENPEYLTPPGAPTPGPFSQAFDNPYYWNQDPPKGGGPEGGPGTTPTAENPEYLGLAGPDDTAA